A single Anopheles arabiensis isolate DONGOLA chromosome 2, AaraD3, whole genome shotgun sequence DNA region contains:
- the LOC120897481 gene encoding ecotropic viral integration site 5 ortholog isoform X3 encodes MTLTVSETDSSSLRNPDMTETLPSSELSLLAKLEAANKLIESDSKSLNSLQSSAHSRKSSDTSQISLNSGASSVGEEDVWSTWASIVTDWEASQKRKGPTVKELVRKGIPHHFRAIVWQLLCGASDADKKQYAEYIKATSACEKVIRRDIARTYPEHDFFKEKDGLGQEALFNVMKAYSLHDREVGYCQGSGFIVGLLLMQMPEEEAFAVLVQIMQQYRMRDMFKPSMAELGLCMYQLENIVQEQIPELHLHFQSQSFQTSMYASSWFLTLYTTALNLTLSCRIMDVFLSEGMEFIFKVAIALLTIGKDTLLSLDMEAMLKYFQKELPQKVENDADGLFNLAFQVKINTKRMKKMEKEYADLRKKEQEEMVELRRLRSENRLLKKRNELLEAESAELADRLVRGQVSRAEEEETSYAIQSELLALRRAHLEVSHQLENANEEVRALSLRLQENNPDNSLESNNSRQNSFDELIMKEEALKQRDEMVSCLLEELVKVRQGLAESEDVIRNLKTKIQELEEDKKRLRETTTDNSVAHLQDELIASKLREAEASLSLKDLKQRVQELSTQWQRQLSEQRNDPAQSQDSGAKKLLFWESGRSQDLQKLEEELMTTRIREMETLTELKELRLKVMELETQVQVSTNQLRRQDEESKKVKEELEEALVRERELANKAREQQHRYSDLESRMKDELMNVKIKFTEQSQTVAELKQEISRLETKNSEMLAEGELRSNLDESDRVRDLQDKVAELKAEFPTPITSPETEPWKWIA; translated from the exons ATGACCCTCACGGTGTCGGAAACGGACAGCAGTAGTCTAAGGAACCCGGACATGACCGAAACTCTACCAAGCTCTGAACTATCCCTACTAGCCAAACTGGAGGCCGCCAACAAGCTGATCGAGAGCGACTCGAAGAGTCTGAACTCGCTCCAGAGCTCGGCCCACAGCCGCAAAAGCTCCGACACGAGCCAGATAAGCCTTAACTCGGGCGCCTCCTCGGTCGGGGAGGAGGATGTGTGGTCGACCTGGGCCAGCATCGTCACCGACTGGGAGGCGAGCCAGAAGCGCAAGGGCCCGACGGTGAAGGAGCTGGTGCGCAAGGGCATACCGCACCACTTCCGGGCGATCGTCTGGCAGCTGCTGTGCGGTGCGTCCGACGCAGACAAGAAGCAGTACGCCGAATACATCAAGGCGACCAGTGCGTGCGAGAAGGTGATCCGGCGCGACATTGCCCGCACCTACCCGGAGCATGACTTCTTCAAGGAGAAGGACGGGCTCGGCCAGGAGGCACTGTTCAACGTGATGAAGGCGTACTCGCTGCACGACCGGGAGGTTGGCTACTGTCAGGGGTCCGGTTTCATCGttgggctgctgctgatgcag atgccGGAAGAGGAAGCGTTTGCCGTGTTGGTGCAAATTATGCAGCAGTATCGTATGCGCGACATGTTCAAACCCTCGATGGCGGAGCTCGGCCTGTGCATGTACCAGCTGGAGAACATTGTGCAGGAGCAGATACCGGAGCTGCATCTGCACTTCCAATCGCAAAGCTTCCAAACGTCCATGTACGCGTCGAGCTGGTTCCTGACCCTGTACACCACCGCGCTTAATCTCACGCTCAGCTGCCGCATCATGGACGTGTTCCTGTCGGAGGGGATGGAGTTTATATTCAAGGTCGCCATTGCCCTTCTTACCATCGGCAAGGATACGCTGCTCTCGTTAGATATGGAGGCAATGCTTAAg TACTTCCAGAAGGAGCTTCCGCAAAAGGTGGAAAATGATGCGGACGGACTGTTTAATCTGGCCTTCCAGGTGAAGATCAATACGAAAAGGATGAAAAAGATGGAGAAGGAATATGCCGACCTGCGCAAGAAGGAGCAGGAAGAGATGGTGGAGCTAAGG CGACTGCGGAGTGAAAACCGTTTACTCAAGAAACGCAACGAACTACTCGAGGCTGAAAGTGCGGAACTGGCCGATCGGCTCGTTCGCGGGCAGGTGTCACGCGCTGAGGAAGAAGAAACGAGCTATGCGATTCAGTCCGAGCTGTTGGCACTCAGGCGAGCCCATCTGGAAGTTTCGCACCAGCTGGAAAATGCGAATGAGGAGGTTCGGGCGCTTAGCTTGCGGTTGCAGGAAAAT AATCCGGACAATTCGCTCGAATCC AACAATTCCCGACAGAACTCGTTCGATGAGCTGATTATGAAGGAGGAAGCGCTGAAGCAACGGGACGAAATGGTTTCATGCCTGCTGGAAGAGCTGGTCAAGGTGCGACAGGGGCTGGCCGAGAGTGAAGATGTGATCCGTAACCTAAAGACCAAGATCCAAGAGCTGGAAGAG GACAAAAAGCGTTTGCGCGAAACGACCACGGACAACTCGGTGGCTCACCTGCAGGACGAGCTGATTGCAAGCAAGCTGCGCGAAGCGGAAGCCAGCCTCTCGCTCAAGGATCTCAAGCAGCGCGTCCAGGAGCTGAGCACCCAGTGGCAACGGCAGCTTTCCGAGCAGCGCAACGACCCGGCCCAGAGCCAGGATTCCGGCGCGAAGAAGCTACTCTTCTGGGAGTCGGGCCGGTCGCAGGATCTGCAAAAGCTGGAGGAGGAACTCATGACCACCCGGATACGGGAGATGGAAACGCTGACCGAGCTGAAGGAGCTGCGGCTGAAGGTGATGGAGCTGGAGACGCAGGTGCAGGTGTCGACCAACCAGCTGCGGCGACAGGACGAGGAGAGCAAGAAGGTAAAGGAGGAGCTCGAGGAGGCACTGGTCCGGGAGCGGGAGCTCGCCAACAAGGCgcgggagcagcagcaccgttaCTCCGATCTTGAATCTCGCATGAAGGACGAGCTGATGAATGTGAAGATTAAGTTTACCGAGCAGAGCCAAACGGTGGCGGAGTTGAAGCAGGAAATTTCAAGACTGGAAACAAAG AACTCGGAAATGCTTGCCGAGGGTGAGCTGCGCTCTAATCTGGACGAATCGGACCGCGTCCGGGATCTGCAGGATAAGGTCGCCGAGCTGAAAGCGGAG TTTCCAACCCCAATTACCAGTCCGGAGACTGAACCATGGAAATGGATAGCGTAA